A genomic window from Candidatus Neomarinimicrobiota bacterium includes:
- a CDS encoding HAMP domain-containing histidine kinase: protein MNLRPRILSLVIGILVVSFLALSVPLYWYTRGALEQGMDRRLISVAQIVANQLRTDLLVNLAREPALPTVRAMLDRDLTAFLVDGIEGIAIYSQTGDELASSMVATDQQPDIGTVLQTFVDLDLPAAQAVSELYPLTGGGYLKAAAVPINTDPDIPLILIVWGGAQYVAAVDQIVGSLFWIILVSAAVAVGLAVIFSRSLIRPVMALSAYARSIQDNIHAAAVDLGRTDELGALNQALMEMHTEIRQQEESMKQLLSGIAHEIKNPLGGMELYAGLLEETLAGERGGQSDSRQAYLKKVTGELRRLKQIVLEYLDYAKPLRTKLEAIRIEQILADVLPILQPEINQKQAACRVTGQGLALGDESKLRRVFVNLLKNSLQALEPQGIIDIDIQRQDSGVQVVVVDDGKGIPADDLERIFDPYFTTHDKGYGLGLAIVKNIIDEMNGTIIVESEAGEGTKVTLSLPKA from the coding sequence ATGAATCTTCGCCCCCGCATCCTTTCACTGGTCATCGGCATATTGGTTGTCTCCTTTCTAGCCCTGTCTGTACCCCTATACTGGTACACCCGGGGCGCCCTGGAACAGGGTATGGATCGTCGCCTGATCAGCGTGGCACAGATTGTAGCCAACCAGCTCCGCACAGACCTCCTGGTCAACCTGGCCAGAGAGCCGGCCCTCCCCACTGTCCGGGCTATGCTGGACCGCGACCTGACGGCCTTCCTCGTCGATGGGATTGAGGGTATCGCCATCTATTCACAGACGGGTGACGAACTGGCCAGCAGCATGGTCGCCACCGATCAACAACCCGACATCGGTACAGTCCTGCAGACATTCGTTGATCTGGACCTTCCGGCGGCGCAAGCGGTCTCGGAACTCTACCCACTGACTGGGGGTGGCTATCTCAAGGCTGCCGCCGTGCCTATCAATACCGACCCAGACATCCCCCTCATCCTGATAGTTTGGGGTGGCGCTCAATACGTGGCTGCCGTCGACCAGATTGTGGGTAGCCTGTTCTGGATAATACTGGTCTCCGCTGCAGTGGCTGTTGGGCTGGCGGTTATCTTTTCACGGTCGCTTATTCGCCCGGTCATGGCCCTGTCGGCCTATGCCCGCTCCATTCAGGATAATATCCACGCAGCTGCAGTGGATTTGGGTCGTACCGATGAACTTGGTGCCCTCAATCAGGCCCTGATGGAGATGCACACCGAAATCAGGCAGCAGGAAGAGTCGATGAAGCAGCTCCTGTCGGGCATTGCCCACGAGATAAAGAATCCGCTGGGGGGGATGGAGCTCTATGCCGGCTTGCTCGAGGAGACCCTGGCCGGTGAACGCGGTGGACAATCCGATTCCAGGCAGGCCTATTTGAAAAAGGTCACGGGTGAGCTCCGCCGCCTCAAGCAGATCGTACTGGAATATCTGGACTACGCCAAACCGCTCAGAACCAAGCTGGAGGCAATCCGAATTGAGCAAATCCTTGCGGATGTGCTCCCGATCCTGCAGCCTGAGATTAACCAGAAGCAGGCGGCCTGCCGGGTAACGGGCCAGGGGCTGGCCCTGGGAGATGAATCCAAGCTTAGAAGGGTTTTCGTAAATTTGCTGAAGAACAGCCTGCAGGCGCTGGAGCCGCAGGGTATTATCGACATCGATATTCAGCGACAGGATTCAGGGGTGCAGGTGGTGGTGGTCGATGATGGCAAGGGTATCCCCGCTGATGACTTGGAACGCATCTTTGATCCCTACTTTACTACCCATGACAAGGGCTATGGCTTGGGTCTGGCTATCGTTAAAAACATCATCGATGAAATGAATGGCACAATTATTGTCGAGAGTGAAGCGGGTGAAGGAACCAAGGTCACGCTTAGCTTACCCAAGGCCTAG